One window from the genome of Bactrocera oleae isolate idBacOlea1 unplaced genomic scaffold, idBacOlea1 ctg00000010.1, whole genome shotgun sequence encodes:
- the LOC138858518 gene encoding uncharacterized protein — protein MPPPRRRRVKSLAGSEESGPSTVTVDTSGDEMAGPSVRSPPRQKARLGSAGETGGEEGGSGSGCGCGKGDTAEKVAVHSAKSGEGAADVAAQKSGAGEVGLVRGDEGAKKTGENKASARKSSAGKKDAAKGSAVIVGGGA, from the coding sequence atgcctccaccacggaggaggagggttaagtcCCTCGCTGGAAGCGAAGAGTCGGGGCCATCAACTGTTACGGTCGACACTTCGGGTGACGAGATGGCGGGGCCATCGGTAAGGTCCCCGCCACGGCAgaaggcgcgtttggggtcgGCGGGTGAAACGGGGGGTGAAGAGGGCGGGAGCGGTAGTGGTTGCGGTTGCGGTAAgggtgacaccgctgaaaaagtGGCTGTTCACTccgcaaagtcgggcgagggTGCAGCAGATGTGGCTGCGCAGAAATCGGGCGCTGGCGAAGTTGGTCTCGTGCGGGGTGACGAGGGCGCGAAAAAGACGGGAGAAAATAAGGCGAGCGCGAGAAAAAGTAGTGCGGGCAAAAAAGACGCTGCTAAAGGGAGCGCGGTTAttgtcgggggtggtgcg